Genomic segment of Solea senegalensis isolate Sse05_10M unplaced genomic scaffold, IFAPA_SoseM_1 scf7180000014891, whole genome shotgun sequence:
GTACTATAATGTAATGCAATAAACGCTCCATGAATAACAGGAAGTCCTCTGTTGCCAGGGTTACCTGCTGAGCTGGGACGTTTTCTGGGATCTGACCAGTAACCTCGTCATCTCCGGCTGTGACTCCACCCTCACCGTGCTGGGAATGAGTGCGGTCATCTCCTCTGTCGCTCACTACCTCGGTCTCAGCATCCTGGCCttcataggtgtgtgtgtgtgtgtgtgtgtgtgtgtgtgtgtgtgtgtgtgtgtgtgtgtgtgtgtgtgtgtgtgtgtgtgtgtgtgtgtgtaatctgtcTCGTAGTGTCCTGATAATCTCGTTGTATCTCTTCAGGGTcgacggaggaggaggacaagcgTTTAGGCTTTGTGGCCCCGGTTCTGTTCTTTATCCTGGCTCTGCAGACAGGCCTGAGCAGCCTGGACCCAGAGGAGCGTCTGGTACGTCACGCGGggacatatttgtttttgggtttttttttaaggcaccAAACGTAAACCCTCTTTTTCCAGTAAACACTGGTTGTAGTGCATATGACATgactgtaagtggcgctgtaatgcATCAGTAAACCGAAACCTGATGCATGATCAGGTGATCAAACGTTTGATTTTCCCACAGGTGCGACTGAGCCGCAACATGTGCCTCCTGCTGACGGCCATCCTCCACTTCATCCACGGCATGACCGACCCTGTGCTCATGTCCCTCAGCGCCTCCCAGGTCTCCTCCTTCCGCCGCCACTTCCCCGTCCTGCTGGTGTCGCTGGCGCTGTTCGTGCTGCCCGTGGTGCTCAGCTACACCCTCTGGCATCACTACGCCCTCAACACCTGGCTGTTTGCCGTCACCGCCTTCTGCGTGGAGCTGTGCCTCAAGGTGAGGGCGGAGCCTTTACTGTCATTCAtaatgacacactcacacactgtgtgtgtctgtgtgtgtgtgtgtgtgtgtgtgttgacagccTTGTTCTCACTGAGCTTGCAGTTGCCTTATCAaaattctcttcttcttctccctctctccaccaGGTGGCAGTGTCACTGACCGTCTACGGACTCTTCATGGCCGACAGTTTGTCCAGTGTGCTGTGGGAGAAGCTGGATGACTACGTCTACTACGTGCGCTCGACGGGCAACATCATCGAGTTCCTGTTCGGCGTCATCATGTTCGGGAACGGCGCCTACACCATGATGTTCGAGTCGGGCAGCAAGATCCGCGCCTGCATGATGTGCCTGCACGCCTACTTCAACATCTACCTGCAGGCCAAGAACGGCTGGAAGACCTTCATCAACCGCCGCACTGCCGTCAAGAAGATCAACTCCCTGCCGGAGATTCACGGCGACCAGCTGAGCGACATCCAGGACGTGTGCGCCATCTGCTACCAGGAGTTTGCAACGTCCGCCCGCCTCACGCCCTGCCACCACTACTTCCACGCGCTGTGTCTGAGGAAGTGGCTCTACATCCAGGACACGTGTCCCATGTGCCACCAGAGAGTTTATGTGGAGGACGAGAACCGCGACAGGGCCGCATTCTCCAACAACAACGGGGCGTACGCCGCACCGCAGGATGCCGACGCGGCCCCGCAGGCACCAGGCGAAAACCAGCCGGCACCCGAGCTGCCGGCA
This window contains:
- the rnf139 gene encoding E3 ubiquitin-protein ligase RNF139, translating into MATTQARLGQQALAVLDVVLRVPCIFIIDAIFNSYYEPGSGWAGAVLKVLLRATGVLVSTVVLLLSQKALFKFYTLFSAVLLGVAAVLINYYATSHMDFYSSYYKAALGFRLLPRNGPTLWLGMAAVQLAFGVGYVFLLNLQSVFAALVVLDIMIPLWGLIIELPADVRQLVAVFSGLALALNTAVCLAMRLKWFYYSCRYVYLLVRHMYRIYGLQLLLEDTWKRIRFPDVLRVFWLTRVTAQALILVYVVRAVRRESGYATGGATDGSSDSQGYLLSWDVFWDLTSNLVISGCDSTLTVLGMSAVISSVAHYLGLSILAFIGSTEEEDKRLGFVAPVLFFILALQTGLSSLDPEERLVRLSRNMCLLLTAILHFIHGMTDPVLMSLSASQVSSFRRHFPVLLVSLALFVLPVVLSYTLWHHYALNTWLFAVTAFCVELCLKVAVSLTVYGLFMADSLSSVLWEKLDDYVYYVRSTGNIIEFLFGVIMFGNGAYTMMFESGSKIRACMMCLHAYFNIYLQAKNGWKTFINRRTAVKKINSLPEIHGDQLSDIQDVCAICYQEFATSARLTPCHHYFHALCLRKWLYIQDTCPMCHQRVYVEDENRDRAAFSNNNGAYAAPQDADAAPQAPGENQPAPELPAEGGAAGGAQATGGGEAELLEDNDSIEYDEDEWGTQNGSTPIEEDYINDDTDSTED